From a single Drosophila sulfurigaster albostrigata strain 15112-1811.04 chromosome 3, ASM2355843v2, whole genome shotgun sequence genomic region:
- the LOC133841782 gene encoding probable serine/threonine-protein kinase clkA isoform X5 — MERFLEIQIALKILFDMLASASRSTTPISLIISPTADMTQQHNQQQQLHQQQQNSLQGLGGGNNARDAGHKRQNHQQQQQNQQQQRSGPNMQQQRNNHNNNDFYNHAHPQQQQQQHQQQQQRDRRDSGRQLDNNYNNYNNNNQQRNRGAVGGGNAMQQQRGGGGGGNGAWNMHRGGPQNSNNMMMRGNRGMGARGPARPNQQFQGYRMQTTNQNRPRNKIKFEGDFDFEQANNKFEELRSQLAKLKVGDEANNKTTATTTATSATSTTTTTTTTTTDQLNGETDKKDDSGNETGAGEHEPEDEDVHVGYDATKSFFDNISCEAAQDRSKNKKSDWRQERKLNTETFGASSTRRGSYRGRNHYYNNGNSMGGGAGNGGMNSGYGGAPGYNRNNYRMGGGGGNYRNRSNNRNNNNGGGNPRQNTNVTNGNGSSAAALKAANNAAGGAAGTGNTDTTGSNVATTKTAATTHTEQTQQVAAVSQ, encoded by the exons ATGGAAAGATTTCTAGAGATACAAATCGCCTTAAAGATATTGTTTG ATATGCTGGCGAGCGCATCGCGTTCAACAACACCCATTAGCCTGATTATCAGTCCCACGGCCGATATGACCCAGCAGcacaaccagcaacagcagctgcatcaacagcagcagaattCATTGCAAGGTCTTGGTGGTGGTAACAATGCGCGCGATGCCGGACATAAGCGCCAaaaccaccagcagcagcaacagaatcaacagcagcagcgatctGGCCCGAATATGCAACAGCAGAGGAACAACCATAACAATAACGATTTCTACAATCACGCCcatccacaacagcagcagcaacaacatcaacagcagcagcagcgtgatCGCCGTGATTCAGGCCGTCAATTGgataataattacaacaattacaacaacaacaatcaacagcGTAATCGCGGTGCAGTCGGAGGTGGCAATgccatgcaacagcagcgcggcggaggaggaggaggcaatGGTGCATGGAATATGCATCGTGGCGGCCCACAGAATTCCAACAATATGATGATGCGCGGCAATCGCGGCATGGGGGCACGTGGCCCAGCGCGACCCAATCAg cAATTTCAGGGCTATCGTATGCAGACAACTAACCAGAACAGGCCTCGCAATAAGATTAAGTTTGAGGGTGACTTTGATTTCGAGCAGGCAAACAACAAGTTCGAAGAACTGCGTTCGCAATTGGCGAAACTCAAGGTGGGTGATGAGGCCAATAACAAAACCACAGCTACTACAACAGCTACGtctgcaacatcaacaacaacaactactacaactacCACTACTGATCAG TTGAATGGAGAGACTGACAAGAAGGATGATTCGGGCAATGAGACTGGCGCTGGTGAGCACGAGCCTGAGGATGAGGATGTGCATGTGGGCTATGATGCGACCAAATCATTCTTTGACAACATCTCATGCGAAGCTGCCCAGGATCGCAGCAAGAACAAGAAGAGCGACTGGCGTCAGGAGCGCAAATTGAATACTGAAACGTTTGGCGCTTCGTCGACTCGTCGTGGCAG CTACCGAGGGCGCAACCATTACTACAACAATGGCAACTCAATGGGCGGCGGTGCCGGTAACGGTGGCATGAACTCTGGCTATGGCGGCGCACCTGGCTATAATCGCAACAACTATCGCATGGGCGGAGGCGGCGGAAATTACCGCAACCGTAGCAACaatcgtaataataataatggcgGTGGCAATCCACGTCAGAATACCAATGTTACCAATGGGAACGGTAgttcagctgctgctcttaAGGCGGCCAACAATGCAGCAGGAGGTGCCGCAGGTACCGGCAACACGGACACCACGGGATCCAATGTCGCAACAACGAAGACGGCAGCAACTACGCATACGGAGCAGACGCAACAAGTGGCGGCAGTTT CTCAATAA
- the LOC133841782 gene encoding protein LSM14 homolog B-A isoform X4, with translation MSGGLPELGSKISLISKADIRYEGRLYTVDPQECTIALSSVRSFGTEDRDTQFQIAPQSQIYDYILFRGSDIKDIRVVNNHTLPHHNDPAIMQAQLQNGPQVMPQHFPMNAPQQQQQQQQQQQHATPSMGGNNSGASGGAPGNAFGNGGNPFGALGAPSLGPGSLAPGAGAPGNGGGPFMNIGGNQQQQKPQQQKQPNMLASASRSTTPISLIISPTADMTQQHNQQQQLHQQQQNSLQGLGGGNNARDAGHKRQNHQQQQQNQQQQRSGPNMQQQRNNHNNNDFYNHAHPQQQQQQHQQQQQRDRRDSGRQLDNNYNNYNNNNQQRNRGAVGGGNAMQQQRGGGGGGNGAWNMHRGGPQNSNNMMMRGNRGMGARGPARPNQGYRMQTTNQNRPRNKIKFEGDFDFEQANNKFEELRSQLAKLKVGDEANNKTTATTTATSATSTTTTTTTTTTDQLNGETDKKDDSGNETGAGEHEPEDEDVHVGYDATKSFFDNISCEAAQDRSKNKKSDWRQERKLNTETFGASSTRRGSYRGRNHYYNNGNSMGGGAGNGGMNSGYGGAPGYNRNNYRMGGGGGNYRNRSNNRNNNNGGGNPRQNTNVTNGNGSSAAALKAANNAAGGAAGTGNTDTTGSNVATTKTAATTHTEQTQQVAAVSQ, from the exons atGAGTGGCGGATTACCGGAGTTGGGCTCCAAAATCAGCCTAATTTCGAAAGCTGACATCAGATATGAAGGCCGCTTGTATACGGTAGACCCTCAGGAGTGTACCATCGCTTTGTCGAGTG TGCGCTCCTTTGGCACCGAAGATCGTGACACTCAGTTTCAAATAGCGCCGCAATCGCAGATCTATGATTATATTCTATTTCGGGGCTCCGACATCAAAGATATTCGCGTTGTCAACAATCATACGCTGCCGCACCACAATGACCCGGCTATTATGCAAGCACAGTTGCAGAATGGTCCCCAGGTGATGCCCCAACATTTCCCCATGAAcgcaccacagcaacaacagcagcagcaacaacaacaacagcatgcGACTCCATCCATGGGTGGCAACAATAGCGGCGCATCGGGCGGAGCACCGGGCAATGCCTTTGGCAACGGTGGCAACCCCTTCGGCGCATTGGGAGCTCCAAGTCTCGGCCCCGGATCGTTGGCGCCTGGCGCTGGAGCACCTGGCAATGGGGGTGGACCCTTCATGAACATAGGCGgtaatcagcagcaacagaagcctcagcagcagaaacaaccAA ATATGCTGGCGAGCGCATCGCGTTCAACAACACCCATTAGCCTGATTATCAGTCCCACGGCCGATATGACCCAGCAGcacaaccagcaacagcagctgcatcaacagcagcagaattCATTGCAAGGTCTTGGTGGTGGTAACAATGCGCGCGATGCCGGACATAAGCGCCAaaaccaccagcagcagcaacagaatcaacagcagcagcgatctGGCCCGAATATGCAACAGCAGAGGAACAACCATAACAATAACGATTTCTACAATCACGCCcatccacaacagcagcagcaacaacatcaacagcagcagcagcgtgatCGCCGTGATTCAGGCCGTCAATTGgataataattacaacaattacaacaacaacaatcaacagcGTAATCGCGGTGCAGTCGGAGGTGGCAATgccatgcaacagcagcgcggcggaggaggaggaggcaatGGTGCATGGAATATGCATCGTGGCGGCCCACAGAATTCCAACAATATGATGATGCGCGGCAATCGCGGCATGGGGGCACGTGGCCCAGCGCGACCCAATCAg GGCTATCGTATGCAGACAACTAACCAGAACAGGCCTCGCAATAAGATTAAGTTTGAGGGTGACTTTGATTTCGAGCAGGCAAACAACAAGTTCGAAGAACTGCGTTCGCAATTGGCGAAACTCAAGGTGGGTGATGAGGCCAATAACAAAACCACAGCTACTACAACAGCTACGtctgcaacatcaacaacaacaactactacaactacCACTACTGATCAG TTGAATGGAGAGACTGACAAGAAGGATGATTCGGGCAATGAGACTGGCGCTGGTGAGCACGAGCCTGAGGATGAGGATGTGCATGTGGGCTATGATGCGACCAAATCATTCTTTGACAACATCTCATGCGAAGCTGCCCAGGATCGCAGCAAGAACAAGAAGAGCGACTGGCGTCAGGAGCGCAAATTGAATACTGAAACGTTTGGCGCTTCGTCGACTCGTCGTGGCAG CTACCGAGGGCGCAACCATTACTACAACAATGGCAACTCAATGGGCGGCGGTGCCGGTAACGGTGGCATGAACTCTGGCTATGGCGGCGCACCTGGCTATAATCGCAACAACTATCGCATGGGCGGAGGCGGCGGAAATTACCGCAACCGTAGCAACaatcgtaataataataatggcgGTGGCAATCCACGTCAGAATACCAATGTTACCAATGGGAACGGTAgttcagctgctgctcttaAGGCGGCCAACAATGCAGCAGGAGGTGCCGCAGGTACCGGCAACACGGACACCACGGGATCCAATGTCGCAACAACGAAGACGGCAGCAACTACGCATACGGAGCAGACGCAACAAGTGGCGGCAGTTT CTCAATAA
- the LOC133841782 gene encoding protein LSM14 homolog B-A isoform X2, producing MSGGLPELGSKISLISKADIRYEGRLYTVDPQECTIALSSVRSFGTEDRDTQFQIAPQSQIYDYILFRGSDIKDIRVVNNHTLPHHNDPAIMQAQLQNGPQVMPQHFPMNAPQQQQQQQQQQQHATPSMGGNNSGASGGAPGNAFGNGGNPFGALGAPSLGPGSLAPGAGAPGNGGGPFMNIGGNQQQQKPQQQKQPISVLDMLASASRSTTPISLIISPTADMTQQHNQQQQLHQQQQNSLQGLGGGNNARDAGHKRQNHQQQQQNQQQQRSGPNMQQQRNNHNNNDFYNHAHPQQQQQQHQQQQQRDRRDSGRQLDNNYNNYNNNNQQRNRGAVGGGNAMQQQRGGGGGGNGAWNMHRGGPQNSNNMMMRGNRGMGARGPARPNQGYRMQTTNQNRPRNKIKFEGDFDFEQANNKFEELRSQLAKLKVGDEANNKTTATTTATSATSTTTTTTTTTTDQLNGETDKKDDSGNETGAGEHEPEDEDVHVGYDATKSFFDNISCEAAQDRSKNKKSDWRQERKLNTETFGASSTRRGSYRGRNHYYNNGNSMGGGAGNGGMNSGYGGAPGYNRNNYRMGGGGGNYRNRSNNRNNNNGGGNPRQNTNVTNGNGSSAAALKAANNAAGGAAGTGNTDTTGSNVATTKTAATTHTEQTQQVAAVSQ from the exons atGAGTGGCGGATTACCGGAGTTGGGCTCCAAAATCAGCCTAATTTCGAAAGCTGACATCAGATATGAAGGCCGCTTGTATACGGTAGACCCTCAGGAGTGTACCATCGCTTTGTCGAGTG TGCGCTCCTTTGGCACCGAAGATCGTGACACTCAGTTTCAAATAGCGCCGCAATCGCAGATCTATGATTATATTCTATTTCGGGGCTCCGACATCAAAGATATTCGCGTTGTCAACAATCATACGCTGCCGCACCACAATGACCCGGCTATTATGCAAGCACAGTTGCAGAATGGTCCCCAGGTGATGCCCCAACATTTCCCCATGAAcgcaccacagcaacaacagcagcagcaacaacaacaacagcatgcGACTCCATCCATGGGTGGCAACAATAGCGGCGCATCGGGCGGAGCACCGGGCAATGCCTTTGGCAACGGTGGCAACCCCTTCGGCGCATTGGGAGCTCCAAGTCTCGGCCCCGGATCGTTGGCGCCTGGCGCTGGAGCACCTGGCAATGGGGGTGGACCCTTCATGAACATAGGCGgtaatcagcagcaacagaagcctcagcagcagaaacaaccAA TTTCCGTTTTAGATATGCTGGCGAGCGCATCGCGTTCAACAACACCCATTAGCCTGATTATCAGTCCCACGGCCGATATGACCCAGCAGcacaaccagcaacagcagctgcatcaacagcagcagaattCATTGCAAGGTCTTGGTGGTGGTAACAATGCGCGCGATGCCGGACATAAGCGCCAaaaccaccagcagcagcaacagaatcaacagcagcagcgatctGGCCCGAATATGCAACAGCAGAGGAACAACCATAACAATAACGATTTCTACAATCACGCCcatccacaacagcagcagcaacaacatcaacagcagcagcagcgtgatCGCCGTGATTCAGGCCGTCAATTGgataataattacaacaattacaacaacaacaatcaacagcGTAATCGCGGTGCAGTCGGAGGTGGCAATgccatgcaacagcagcgcggcggaggaggaggaggcaatGGTGCATGGAATATGCATCGTGGCGGCCCACAGAATTCCAACAATATGATGATGCGCGGCAATCGCGGCATGGGGGCACGTGGCCCAGCGCGACCCAATCAg GGCTATCGTATGCAGACAACTAACCAGAACAGGCCTCGCAATAAGATTAAGTTTGAGGGTGACTTTGATTTCGAGCAGGCAAACAACAAGTTCGAAGAACTGCGTTCGCAATTGGCGAAACTCAAGGTGGGTGATGAGGCCAATAACAAAACCACAGCTACTACAACAGCTACGtctgcaacatcaacaacaacaactactacaactacCACTACTGATCAG TTGAATGGAGAGACTGACAAGAAGGATGATTCGGGCAATGAGACTGGCGCTGGTGAGCACGAGCCTGAGGATGAGGATGTGCATGTGGGCTATGATGCGACCAAATCATTCTTTGACAACATCTCATGCGAAGCTGCCCAGGATCGCAGCAAGAACAAGAAGAGCGACTGGCGTCAGGAGCGCAAATTGAATACTGAAACGTTTGGCGCTTCGTCGACTCGTCGTGGCAG CTACCGAGGGCGCAACCATTACTACAACAATGGCAACTCAATGGGCGGCGGTGCCGGTAACGGTGGCATGAACTCTGGCTATGGCGGCGCACCTGGCTATAATCGCAACAACTATCGCATGGGCGGAGGCGGCGGAAATTACCGCAACCGTAGCAACaatcgtaataataataatggcgGTGGCAATCCACGTCAGAATACCAATGTTACCAATGGGAACGGTAgttcagctgctgctcttaAGGCGGCCAACAATGCAGCAGGAGGTGCCGCAGGTACCGGCAACACGGACACCACGGGATCCAATGTCGCAACAACGAAGACGGCAGCAACTACGCATACGGAGCAGACGCAACAAGTGGCGGCAGTTT CTCAATAA
- the LOC133841782 gene encoding protein LSM14 homolog B-A isoform X1: protein MSGGLPELGSKISLISKADIRYEGRLYTVDPQECTIALSSVRSFGTEDRDTQFQIAPQSQIYDYILFRGSDIKDIRVVNNHTLPHHNDPAIMQAQLQNGPQVMPQHFPMNAPQQQQQQQQQQQHATPSMGGNNSGASGGAPGNAFGNGGNPFGALGAPSLGPGSLAPGAGAPGNGGGPFMNIGGNQQQQKPQQQKQPISVLDMLASASRSTTPISLIISPTADMTQQHNQQQQLHQQQQNSLQGLGGGNNARDAGHKRQNHQQQQQNQQQQRSGPNMQQQRNNHNNNDFYNHAHPQQQQQQHQQQQQRDRRDSGRQLDNNYNNYNNNNQQRNRGAVGGGNAMQQQRGGGGGGNGAWNMHRGGPQNSNNMMMRGNRGMGARGPARPNQQFQGYRMQTTNQNRPRNKIKFEGDFDFEQANNKFEELRSQLAKLKVGDEANNKTTATTTATSATSTTTTTTTTTTDQLNGETDKKDDSGNETGAGEHEPEDEDVHVGYDATKSFFDNISCEAAQDRSKNKKSDWRQERKLNTETFGASSTRRGSYRGRNHYYNNGNSMGGGAGNGGMNSGYGGAPGYNRNNYRMGGGGGNYRNRSNNRNNNNGGGNPRQNTNVTNGNGSSAAALKAANNAAGGAAGTGNTDTTGSNVATTKTAATTHTEQTQQVAAVSQ, encoded by the exons atGAGTGGCGGATTACCGGAGTTGGGCTCCAAAATCAGCCTAATTTCGAAAGCTGACATCAGATATGAAGGCCGCTTGTATACGGTAGACCCTCAGGAGTGTACCATCGCTTTGTCGAGTG TGCGCTCCTTTGGCACCGAAGATCGTGACACTCAGTTTCAAATAGCGCCGCAATCGCAGATCTATGATTATATTCTATTTCGGGGCTCCGACATCAAAGATATTCGCGTTGTCAACAATCATACGCTGCCGCACCACAATGACCCGGCTATTATGCAAGCACAGTTGCAGAATGGTCCCCAGGTGATGCCCCAACATTTCCCCATGAAcgcaccacagcaacaacagcagcagcaacaacaacaacagcatgcGACTCCATCCATGGGTGGCAACAATAGCGGCGCATCGGGCGGAGCACCGGGCAATGCCTTTGGCAACGGTGGCAACCCCTTCGGCGCATTGGGAGCTCCAAGTCTCGGCCCCGGATCGTTGGCGCCTGGCGCTGGAGCACCTGGCAATGGGGGTGGACCCTTCATGAACATAGGCGgtaatcagcagcaacagaagcctcagcagcagaaacaaccAA TTTCCGTTTTAGATATGCTGGCGAGCGCATCGCGTTCAACAACACCCATTAGCCTGATTATCAGTCCCACGGCCGATATGACCCAGCAGcacaaccagcaacagcagctgcatcaacagcagcagaattCATTGCAAGGTCTTGGTGGTGGTAACAATGCGCGCGATGCCGGACATAAGCGCCAaaaccaccagcagcagcaacagaatcaacagcagcagcgatctGGCCCGAATATGCAACAGCAGAGGAACAACCATAACAATAACGATTTCTACAATCACGCCcatccacaacagcagcagcaacaacatcaacagcagcagcagcgtgatCGCCGTGATTCAGGCCGTCAATTGgataataattacaacaattacaacaacaacaatcaacagcGTAATCGCGGTGCAGTCGGAGGTGGCAATgccatgcaacagcagcgcggcggaggaggaggaggcaatGGTGCATGGAATATGCATCGTGGCGGCCCACAGAATTCCAACAATATGATGATGCGCGGCAATCGCGGCATGGGGGCACGTGGCCCAGCGCGACCCAATCAg cAATTTCAGGGCTATCGTATGCAGACAACTAACCAGAACAGGCCTCGCAATAAGATTAAGTTTGAGGGTGACTTTGATTTCGAGCAGGCAAACAACAAGTTCGAAGAACTGCGTTCGCAATTGGCGAAACTCAAGGTGGGTGATGAGGCCAATAACAAAACCACAGCTACTACAACAGCTACGtctgcaacatcaacaacaacaactactacaactacCACTACTGATCAG TTGAATGGAGAGACTGACAAGAAGGATGATTCGGGCAATGAGACTGGCGCTGGTGAGCACGAGCCTGAGGATGAGGATGTGCATGTGGGCTATGATGCGACCAAATCATTCTTTGACAACATCTCATGCGAAGCTGCCCAGGATCGCAGCAAGAACAAGAAGAGCGACTGGCGTCAGGAGCGCAAATTGAATACTGAAACGTTTGGCGCTTCGTCGACTCGTCGTGGCAG CTACCGAGGGCGCAACCATTACTACAACAATGGCAACTCAATGGGCGGCGGTGCCGGTAACGGTGGCATGAACTCTGGCTATGGCGGCGCACCTGGCTATAATCGCAACAACTATCGCATGGGCGGAGGCGGCGGAAATTACCGCAACCGTAGCAACaatcgtaataataataatggcgGTGGCAATCCACGTCAGAATACCAATGTTACCAATGGGAACGGTAgttcagctgctgctcttaAGGCGGCCAACAATGCAGCAGGAGGTGCCGCAGGTACCGGCAACACGGACACCACGGGATCCAATGTCGCAACAACGAAGACGGCAGCAACTACGCATACGGAGCAGACGCAACAAGTGGCGGCAGTTT CTCAATAA
- the LOC133841782 gene encoding protein LSM14 homolog B-A isoform X3 → MSGGLPELGSKISLISKADIRYEGRLYTVDPQECTIALSSVRSFGTEDRDTQFQIAPQSQIYDYILFRGSDIKDIRVVNNHTLPHHNDPAIMQAQLQNGPQVMPQHFPMNAPQQQQQQQQQQQHATPSMGGNNSGASGGAPGNAFGNGGNPFGALGAPSLGPGSLAPGAGAPGNGGGPFMNIGGNQQQQKPQQQKQPNMLASASRSTTPISLIISPTADMTQQHNQQQQLHQQQQNSLQGLGGGNNARDAGHKRQNHQQQQQNQQQQRSGPNMQQQRNNHNNNDFYNHAHPQQQQQQHQQQQQRDRRDSGRQLDNNYNNYNNNNQQRNRGAVGGGNAMQQQRGGGGGGNGAWNMHRGGPQNSNNMMMRGNRGMGARGPARPNQQFQGYRMQTTNQNRPRNKIKFEGDFDFEQANNKFEELRSQLAKLKVGDEANNKTTATTTATSATSTTTTTTTTTTDQLNGETDKKDDSGNETGAGEHEPEDEDVHVGYDATKSFFDNISCEAAQDRSKNKKSDWRQERKLNTETFGASSTRRGSYRGRNHYYNNGNSMGGGAGNGGMNSGYGGAPGYNRNNYRMGGGGGNYRNRSNNRNNNNGGGNPRQNTNVTNGNGSSAAALKAANNAAGGAAGTGNTDTTGSNVATTKTAATTHTEQTQQVAAVSQ, encoded by the exons atGAGTGGCGGATTACCGGAGTTGGGCTCCAAAATCAGCCTAATTTCGAAAGCTGACATCAGATATGAAGGCCGCTTGTATACGGTAGACCCTCAGGAGTGTACCATCGCTTTGTCGAGTG TGCGCTCCTTTGGCACCGAAGATCGTGACACTCAGTTTCAAATAGCGCCGCAATCGCAGATCTATGATTATATTCTATTTCGGGGCTCCGACATCAAAGATATTCGCGTTGTCAACAATCATACGCTGCCGCACCACAATGACCCGGCTATTATGCAAGCACAGTTGCAGAATGGTCCCCAGGTGATGCCCCAACATTTCCCCATGAAcgcaccacagcaacaacagcagcagcaacaacaacaacagcatgcGACTCCATCCATGGGTGGCAACAATAGCGGCGCATCGGGCGGAGCACCGGGCAATGCCTTTGGCAACGGTGGCAACCCCTTCGGCGCATTGGGAGCTCCAAGTCTCGGCCCCGGATCGTTGGCGCCTGGCGCTGGAGCACCTGGCAATGGGGGTGGACCCTTCATGAACATAGGCGgtaatcagcagcaacagaagcctcagcagcagaaacaaccAA ATATGCTGGCGAGCGCATCGCGTTCAACAACACCCATTAGCCTGATTATCAGTCCCACGGCCGATATGACCCAGCAGcacaaccagcaacagcagctgcatcaacagcagcagaattCATTGCAAGGTCTTGGTGGTGGTAACAATGCGCGCGATGCCGGACATAAGCGCCAaaaccaccagcagcagcaacagaatcaacagcagcagcgatctGGCCCGAATATGCAACAGCAGAGGAACAACCATAACAATAACGATTTCTACAATCACGCCcatccacaacagcagcagcaacaacatcaacagcagcagcagcgtgatCGCCGTGATTCAGGCCGTCAATTGgataataattacaacaattacaacaacaacaatcaacagcGTAATCGCGGTGCAGTCGGAGGTGGCAATgccatgcaacagcagcgcggcggaggaggaggaggcaatGGTGCATGGAATATGCATCGTGGCGGCCCACAGAATTCCAACAATATGATGATGCGCGGCAATCGCGGCATGGGGGCACGTGGCCCAGCGCGACCCAATCAg cAATTTCAGGGCTATCGTATGCAGACAACTAACCAGAACAGGCCTCGCAATAAGATTAAGTTTGAGGGTGACTTTGATTTCGAGCAGGCAAACAACAAGTTCGAAGAACTGCGTTCGCAATTGGCGAAACTCAAGGTGGGTGATGAGGCCAATAACAAAACCACAGCTACTACAACAGCTACGtctgcaacatcaacaacaacaactactacaactacCACTACTGATCAG TTGAATGGAGAGACTGACAAGAAGGATGATTCGGGCAATGAGACTGGCGCTGGTGAGCACGAGCCTGAGGATGAGGATGTGCATGTGGGCTATGATGCGACCAAATCATTCTTTGACAACATCTCATGCGAAGCTGCCCAGGATCGCAGCAAGAACAAGAAGAGCGACTGGCGTCAGGAGCGCAAATTGAATACTGAAACGTTTGGCGCTTCGTCGACTCGTCGTGGCAG CTACCGAGGGCGCAACCATTACTACAACAATGGCAACTCAATGGGCGGCGGTGCCGGTAACGGTGGCATGAACTCTGGCTATGGCGGCGCACCTGGCTATAATCGCAACAACTATCGCATGGGCGGAGGCGGCGGAAATTACCGCAACCGTAGCAACaatcgtaataataataatggcgGTGGCAATCCACGTCAGAATACCAATGTTACCAATGGGAACGGTAgttcagctgctgctcttaAGGCGGCCAACAATGCAGCAGGAGGTGCCGCAGGTACCGGCAACACGGACACCACGGGATCCAATGTCGCAACAACGAAGACGGCAGCAACTACGCATACGGAGCAGACGCAACAAGTGGCGGCAGTTT CTCAATAA